One segment of Propionispora hippei DSM 15287 DNA contains the following:
- a CDS encoding SIMPL domain-containing protein — MLKKMILVLAASLLLAVPAFASEAAKTVVQVSGTSQQEVTPDTARISLVVNSIQDNIEKAKADNVRQMNKVLAALREQGIGSEQIKTDTYQINPLYNYEKDKLPVLKGYQVTQRLEVRTAIEQAGTIVNEVTQAGANEITSIRFETADETSSKDKALQEAIQDALRKAEVIAGTLHKRVANITLINESGVFYNPVMLETRMFKAASADSGAPNIPAGKVTVGANVQVTVELE, encoded by the coding sequence ATGTTAAAAAAAATGATTTTAGTGTTGGCAGCGAGTTTATTGCTGGCTGTGCCGGCATTCGCCAGTGAGGCAGCGAAAACGGTGGTTCAGGTAAGCGGTACCAGTCAGCAGGAAGTGACGCCGGATACGGCCCGGATCAGTCTGGTGGTAAATTCCATTCAGGATAATATAGAAAAGGCAAAAGCCGACAATGTCCGGCAGATGAATAAAGTGCTGGCTGCTCTGCGGGAGCAGGGAATCGGCAGCGAACAGATTAAAACAGATACATATCAGATTAATCCGTTATACAATTATGAGAAGGATAAGCTGCCGGTTTTAAAAGGCTATCAGGTGACACAGCGACTGGAGGTTCGTACCGCTATTGAGCAGGCGGGGACTATCGTTAATGAAGTTACGCAGGCCGGGGCCAACGAGATAACCTCCATTCGCTTTGAAACGGCCGATGAAACGAGCAGCAAGGACAAGGCCTTGCAGGAAGCCATTCAGGACGCTCTGCGCAAGGCGGAAGTGATTGCCGGGACGCTTCATAAACGGGTGGCTAACATAACCCTGATCAATGAATCCGGTGTGTTCTATAATCCGGTCATGCTGGAGACCAGAATGTTTAAAGCGGCCAGTGCCGACAGCGGGGCCCCGAACATTCCGGCCGGAAAAGTTACGGTAGGCGCTAATGTTCAGGTAACTGTAGAATTGGAATAA
- a CDS encoding response regulator transcription factor, with protein sequence MRILVVEDDEVLREAVADILQEEGYEVTCAEAGDEGLFAARQGIHDLLVLDIMLPEISGLEIVRTLRSEGCTVPILLLTARDSIDDRVQGLEAGADDYMVKPFAMRELLARLKALLRRKGNLMPEDRLTYGGIVLNSARRDACIGETCLGLGSKEYDILEFLLLNSEQILTREQVFDRIWGMNCDTGIGIVDIYIHHLRKKLAPYGQDRLVQTIRGVGFMLKEP encoded by the coding sequence ATGAGAATTCTGGTGGTGGAAGATGATGAGGTGCTGCGGGAGGCCGTAGCCGATATTTTACAGGAAGAAGGGTATGAGGTTACCTGTGCGGAGGCCGGCGATGAGGGTCTCTTTGCCGCCCGGCAGGGTATCCACGATCTGCTGGTATTGGATATTATGCTGCCGGAAATCAGTGGTCTGGAGATTGTCCGTACGCTGCGAAGCGAAGGCTGTACCGTTCCTATTTTGCTGTTGACGGCCCGTGACAGCATAGATGACCGTGTCCAGGGGCTGGAAGCCGGTGCCGATGATTATATGGTAAAACCCTTTGCGATGCGGGAATTGCTGGCGCGGCTTAAAGCACTACTGCGCCGGAAGGGCAATTTGATGCCGGAAGACCGTTTGACTTACGGCGGCATCGTGTTAAACAGTGCTCGGCGCGATGCCTGTATTGGCGAAACCTGCCTAGGTTTGGGCAGCAAGGAATATGACATATTGGAGTTTCTTTTGTTAAACAGTGAACAAATTTTAACCAGAGAGCAGGTGTTTGACCGGATTTGGGGGATGAATTGCGATACCGGAATAGGAATTGTCGATATCTATATTCACCATTTGCGGAAAAAACTGGCCCCCTATGGCCAGGACAGGCTGGTTCAGACGATACGCGGTGTTGGTTTCATGCTTAAGGAACCATGA